Proteins from one Ketobacter alkanivorans genomic window:
- the gap gene encoding type I glyceraldehyde-3-phosphate dehydrogenase, whose amino-acid sequence MKKVAINGLGRIGRLMLREYIINRPSSFQIVAVNDLVTAENIAYLLKYDSVHGRFDFDIEHGEDHLTLGGETIKFFHESDPHNLPWDTLDIDLVIDCTGVFVHHDKAAFHQEAGAKRVLISAPSETADLTLVLGANDQEYDPAVHTIVSNASCTTNSLAPSLRVLNDAFGIESVMVTTVHAYTVSQGMVDEPSKKMIRGRAGAVNIIPTSTGSDKATELVLPELKGKISAMALRVPVPDGAITDVVALLNTTVTAKEVNQVLKAACENQLDGVLGYTDEPLVSTDILGDTRSGIVHSLSTRVINGNMVKVQIWYDNEYGYACRLLDVAGLMTAD is encoded by the coding sequence ATGAAAAAAGTTGCGATTAATGGCCTTGGTCGAATTGGCCGCTTGATGTTACGTGAATATATCATCAATCGACCGTCATCTTTTCAGATTGTTGCGGTCAATGATCTGGTGACCGCTGAGAATATTGCTTATTTATTAAAGTATGATTCGGTGCATGGCCGTTTTGATTTCGACATCGAGCATGGTGAAGATCATCTTACATTGGGCGGAGAAACCATTAAGTTCTTCCATGAATCGGATCCTCATAATCTACCATGGGATACCTTGGATATTGACTTGGTTATCGATTGTACCGGGGTTTTTGTACACCATGATAAGGCAGCGTTCCATCAAGAGGCGGGGGCCAAACGGGTGTTGATTAGCGCGCCATCAGAGACCGCTGATTTGACTTTGGTGCTGGGCGCTAATGATCAGGAATATGATCCAGCTGTTCACACTATTGTGTCTAATGCATCCTGTACCACCAACTCGCTGGCTCCCAGTCTTAGAGTACTGAACGATGCCTTTGGTATAGAGAGTGTGATGGTTACCACGGTGCATGCCTACACTGTTTCTCAGGGAATGGTGGATGAGCCCAGTAAAAAAATGATTCGTGGCCGGGCTGGCGCAGTGAATATTATTCCCACCAGCACCGGATCAGATAAGGCTACCGAGTTGGTGTTGCCAGAGTTAAAAGGAAAGATCTCGGCCATGGCCCTACGGGTTCCGGTACCAGATGGCGCTATTACTGACGTGGTTGCGTTGCTTAATACCACAGTAACAGCAAAGGAAGTCAATCAGGTATTAAAAGCCGCATGCGAAAATCAGTTGGATGGTGTGCTGGGTTATACCGACGAGCCATTGGTGTCGACGGATATACTCGGTGATACTCGTTCCGGCATCGTGCATTCCTTATCTACTCGGGTCATCAATGGCAATATGGTGAAAGTGCAGATTTGGTACGATAACGAATACGGTTATGCCTGTCGCTTGCTGGATGTTGCCGGTTTGATGACAGCTGATTAA
- a CDS encoding serine/threonine-protein kinase, protein MSSNHLPPQRIAKYDIERILGSGAMGVVYKACDSQIERQVAIKVLHEHLRQGDQGAELEVRFLQEAKAAARCLHPNIVTIFDFGADGAPYIVMEYVEGIELKAHLKSDTFISLPSATDICIQVLQALGHAHDKGIVHRDIKPANIILLENGNVKVSDFGVARLDTSDLTSTGFMVGTPNYMSPEGLQGRQVDARSDLYSVAVLYYELLTKERPSRERSLEQNLDKLNEVRHLSGQSIRSIKPILHRSLQPNPSDRYQSSQLFIDQLRSIEDMDLTLATTAHFPRPLDYVAKAPVETNAFSSSQWSDDLLQSLEHSLARYVGPMAKLLVKKNSRSASSLDQLMANLTRHIPNEDERSQFMLSVEKSSISKAEPAAGSQSSSLGHSHSANQPTQMASAITEAQLGQVSEILAYHVGPLASRLVKKMSKQHGSMADLVEALARHIPDQVERNQFLSRASKL, encoded by the coding sequence ATGAGCAGTAACCATTTGCCACCACAGCGCATAGCCAAATACGACATCGAACGCATCCTGGGTAGCGGAGCCATGGGCGTCGTTTATAAAGCGTGTGACAGTCAGATTGAACGCCAGGTAGCCATCAAGGTGCTCCATGAGCATCTGCGCCAGGGCGATCAGGGGGCAGAGTTGGAAGTCCGGTTTCTGCAAGAGGCGAAAGCCGCTGCTCGCTGTCTGCATCCCAACATCGTCACCATTTTCGATTTCGGAGCAGACGGTGCGCCCTACATCGTTATGGAGTACGTGGAAGGCATCGAGCTCAAAGCCCACCTGAAAAGCGATACCTTCATCTCGCTACCCTCCGCTACCGACATCTGCATTCAGGTATTGCAAGCTCTCGGCCATGCCCATGACAAAGGCATAGTGCATCGCGACATAAAGCCCGCCAACATCATCCTGCTGGAAAACGGCAACGTAAAAGTCTCGGATTTTGGTGTGGCTAGATTGGATACATCTGACTTAACCAGTACTGGTTTTATGGTGGGCACACCAAACTATATGTCTCCAGAGGGGTTGCAGGGCCGCCAGGTGGACGCCCGCTCAGATTTGTACAGTGTGGCAGTACTGTATTACGAATTACTAACCAAAGAACGCCCCTCTCGCGAGCGATCACTGGAACAAAATCTGGATAAACTTAATGAAGTGCGCCACCTTTCAGGGCAAAGCATTCGCTCCATTAAACCCATTCTACATCGTAGCCTGCAGCCTAACCCCAGTGACCGCTACCAATCCAGCCAGTTGTTTATAGATCAGCTCAGATCGATCGAGGACATGGATCTGACTCTGGCCACCACGGCCCATTTTCCCAGACCTCTGGATTATGTCGCCAAGGCTCCTGTTGAAACCAATGCATTCTCTTCCAGTCAGTGGAGCGATGATTTACTGCAATCTCTGGAACACTCCCTGGCGCGCTATGTTGGCCCCATGGCCAAGCTGCTGGTCAAAAAGAACAGTCGTTCAGCCTCCAGCCTGGATCAGTTGATGGCAAACCTGACTCGCCATATCCCTAATGAGGATGAACGAAGTCAATTCATGCTATCGGTAGAAAAGAGCAGCATCTCCAAAGCAGAGCCCGCTGCAGGCTCCCAGAGCAGTTCTTTAGGTCATTCCCACAGCGCCAATCAACCCACCCAAATGGCTTCTGCCATAACCGAAGCGCAGCTGGGACAGGTTTCCGAGATACTCGCCTATCACGTCGGCCCTCTGGCGAGCAGGCTGGTAAAGAAAATGAGCAAGCAACACGGCTCCATGGCAGATCTGGTGGAAGCCCTGGCCCGACACATACCGGACCAGGTTGAACGCAACCAGTTTTTATCTCGGGCCAGCAAGCTATAA